Proteins from a single region of Chryseobacterium sp. T16E-39:
- a CDS encoding gliding motility-associated C-terminal domain-containing protein codes for MKKYILIFLFFVSQMIFAQQDCITAIPICNDANIALTPNGTGNVAEGSGCVSSESNSIWLTFSIQTAGTLTFLITPTGPLAPNIDYDFALYGPNHSCANINETPLRCSYAGLFSSVTPPLTGLNMTSVDTTEDGGGDGFVKYIDVLPGQVYHLMLNNFSSDVAPFSLTFGGTASLLTPFDYNSAQIHQTHPFLQPGPTQNGEITVCSNPMTFDFSTLSAQIINGNSNFIVKYYKTATDAMDDANAITTPTSINVANTYTYAISYVDPNSPNSFLNQCREYGTIKFLDKSFVLTPGTLISCSNNNSGTGTYDLTSADVGAGAIPGLTFKYYPSLTDANNGTSEITNPYVYIAPAGSAFVKATNQFGCTAIAEIKLNFHPIVVVQDAVLRSCFIESNPSTASFNLPVANVTPNPAGLTKKYYPSATDAVNGTNEILPAQAVAYIAPNGVVYVRVSNANNCFTVAKITLIVLPPVKSTVLVDKIICMEDTTTLDAGPGFASYLWSTGATTQAITNVAVGTYSVKLKTGECVTTQTVTVFPSEQPVITNVDISTSTITVTVNGGTPPYKYSLDNINWQDSNVFNNIPRGDSHIYVKDSYDCDPIDITVVVPNLINVITPNNDGVNDVVDYSALASKQNLVLSIYDRYGAKIFQADKTNGYKWDGTTNGSKKVSTGTYWYSVTWNENDKKSTPIKFSSWIMVKNRE; via the coding sequence ATGAAAAAATATATACTGATTTTTCTTTTTTTTGTCAGCCAAATGATCTTTGCCCAGCAAGATTGTATTACTGCTATACCAATATGTAATGACGCTAATATTGCCCTCACCCCTAACGGAACGGGAAATGTAGCGGAGGGAAGCGGCTGTGTATCCAGTGAAAGTAATTCCATCTGGCTAACATTTAGTATACAAACGGCAGGGACGCTGACTTTTCTTATTACCCCAACGGGTCCGTTAGCTCCTAATATCGACTACGATTTTGCTCTTTATGGTCCTAACCATAGTTGCGCTAACATAAATGAAACTCCTCTAAGATGCTCTTATGCAGGATTATTCTCATCTGTCACTCCTCCTCTAACTGGTCTTAATATGACTTCAGTAGATACTACGGAAGATGGCGGCGGAGATGGCTTTGTAAAATATATTGATGTTCTTCCTGGACAGGTTTATCATTTAATGCTAAACAACTTCTCAAGTGATGTTGCTCCTTTTTCATTAACATTCGGCGGTACTGCTTCACTGCTTACTCCATTTGATTATAATTCTGCTCAGATCCATCAAACCCATCCGTTTTTACAACCGGGCCCTACTCAAAATGGTGAAATTACTGTATGTAGCAACCCTATGACTTTTGATTTCTCCACGTTATCAGCACAAATAATAAACGGTAACAGCAATTTTATCGTAAAATATTATAAGACTGCAACCGATGCTATGGATGATGCCAATGCGATCACGACTCCTACTTCTATCAACGTTGCAAACACTTACACATATGCTATTTCCTATGTTGATCCTAACAGTCCAAACAGCTTCTTAAATCAATGTAGAGAATATGGAACCATAAAATTCCTTGACAAATCATTTGTTCTTACTCCGGGAACACTTATTTCCTGTAGCAATAATAACTCAGGAACAGGGACTTATGATCTGACATCAGCTGATGTAGGCGCAGGTGCTATTCCTGGATTAACATTTAAATATTACCCTTCATTAACTGATGCCAACAATGGAACCAGTGAAATTACGAACCCTTACGTTTACATTGCTCCGGCAGGATCTGCTTTTGTAAAAGCAACAAATCAGTTTGGATGTACAGCCATTGCAGAAATTAAACTTAATTTCCATCCGATTGTTGTAGTACAGGATGCCGTTTTAAGATCATGCTTTATCGAGTCTAACCCCTCAACAGCATCATTTAATCTTCCTGTTGCTAATGTAACTCCTAATCCAGCAGGGTTAACAAAAAAATATTACCCATCTGCAACGGATGCTGTAAACGGTACAAATGAAATTTTGCCTGCCCAGGCAGTAGCATATATCGCTCCGAATGGAGTGGTTTATGTGAGAGTATCAAATGCAAACAATTGTTTTACTGTTGCAAAAATTACTTTAATTGTACTACCTCCAGTTAAATCTACAGTTCTTGTGGATAAGATTATCTGTATGGAAGATACAACGACATTAGATGCAGGACCTGGATTTGCTTCTTATTTATGGAGTACAGGCGCTACGACACAAGCGATAACCAATGTAGCAGTAGGCACTTATTCGGTTAAATTAAAAACAGGAGAATGTGTGACTACACAAACGGTAACAGTGTTTCCTAGTGAGCAACCTGTAATAACCAATGTCGATATTTCAACCAGTACAATTACTGTAACAGTAAATGGAGGAACCCCACCTTATAAATATTCATTAGATAATATTAACTGGCAAGATTCTAACGTATTCAACAATATCCCTAGAGGTGACAGTCATATTTATGTAAAAGACTCATACGATTGCGACCCGATCGATATCACGGTTGTAGTTCCAAATTTAATTAATGTTATTACTCCGAATAATGATGGTGTTAACGATGTGGTTGACTATTCCGCATTAGCCAGCAAGCAAAATTTGGTGTTAAGCATTTATGACAGATATGGTGCTAAGATCTTCCAAGCTGATAAAACAAATGGATATAAGTGGGATGGTACTACAAATGGAAGCAAAAAAGTATCTACGGGAACTTACTGGTATTCTGTAACCTGGAATGAGAATGATAAGAAGAGTACTCCTATCAAATTCTCAAGCTGGATCATGGTAAAAAACAGAGAATAA
- a CDS encoding T9SS type B sorting domain-containing protein produces the protein MNKKLLFYFTIVLFCLSGKLFSQTYQLTGNPINTTGWTVVPSAVASGDFVMLTDDLTNKSGAIKLNDPINLKYCDKWRIEFDFRLDGNGTSSGRGDGFAFWYLQNPPITSQLGSGLGIPQNAIGLMMGFDLYNNTTAGQMNKVHLAYGVVQNTTDNNNIEFFNTAGSSFHSPDLTSTIPLVGPTFKHVEVTGQVDPATPANWIITLKIDGNSVINQSFAPAGAAAAITQGYFGFSASTGAASVRSSIKNVKIYTDKVSILQNSVTQSLCPNPSTGNGTINLTTFNSQFVNTPANYTFNYYVLGSSTPIANPTNYQFNTNTTISVVIKDNAGVLCDNPDGKILLVLAPFTANNVTISECNNNKAGTATFNLSTAAVTGVPGAIKKYYKTLSDLNAGTNEITNFTSYLSAPGTVYVKVTTPQGCTGNAEITLAFLPEVAANDDTLRSCFIDTNTTSAVFNLTTANVTSQAGVNKKYYITLADALAGTNEIVNPAAYVSTNSVVYVKVIDSNNCYTIVKINLVVLPPVSSTVLKDQTICIDETATLDAGPGFDGYLWSTGATTQSIQNVPVGIYSVLLKTGSCFTNQIVKVNAAPQPVITSIDITNSTITINVNGGTPPYKFSLDGVTWQDSNVFTGLSRGEHKIFVKDFYNCDPIDVQITVPNLINAITPNGDNVNDYIDYSALAYKKNLVFIVYDRYGNKLYEADKLRNYKWDGTASGKKVSTATYWYTISWNENDKNNTQTNYNGWVLVKNRE, from the coding sequence ATGAATAAAAAATTACTGTTTTACTTTACTATAGTCTTATTTTGCTTATCAGGAAAATTATTTTCGCAAACTTATCAGCTCACGGGAAATCCTATTAATACTACGGGATGGACTGTAGTTCCTTCTGCAGTAGCCAGCGGAGATTTCGTTATGCTTACTGATGATTTAACCAATAAATCAGGAGCTATAAAGCTGAATGACCCGATTAATTTGAAATACTGCGATAAGTGGAGAATTGAATTTGATTTCAGACTTGATGGAAACGGAACTTCTTCCGGAAGAGGAGATGGTTTCGCATTTTGGTATTTACAAAATCCCCCGATAACAAGCCAACTGGGTTCAGGATTAGGAATTCCACAAAATGCAATAGGCCTTATGATGGGCTTTGACCTTTACAACAACACAACGGCAGGCCAGATGAATAAGGTACACCTTGCCTATGGTGTTGTACAAAATACAACCGATAATAACAACATAGAATTTTTTAATACTGCTGGAAGCTCATTCCATTCTCCGGACCTTACCTCAACAATTCCATTAGTGGGGCCTACATTCAAACATGTAGAAGTAACCGGGCAGGTAGATCCGGCAACTCCAGCCAACTGGATTATTACTTTAAAGATCGATGGAAATTCGGTTATTAATCAATCTTTTGCTCCAGCAGGAGCTGCAGCAGCAATTACACAGGGATATTTCGGTTTTTCTGCATCTACAGGAGCTGCATCTGTAAGAAGTTCTATTAAAAATGTAAAGATATACACTGATAAAGTTTCTATTTTACAGAATTCTGTAACTCAATCTTTATGCCCTAACCCTTCTACAGGAAACGGCACTATAAACCTAACTACATTCAATTCACAATTTGTGAATACTCCTGCTAATTATACATTTAATTATTATGTTTTAGGAAGCTCTACTCCTATTGCAAACCCAACCAATTATCAATTTAATACCAACACAACTATTTCTGTAGTTATTAAAGATAATGCCGGAGTTTTATGTGACAATCCTGATGGGAAAATCCTGCTGGTTCTTGCTCCATTTACTGCAAACAATGTCACTATTTCTGAATGCAATAACAATAAAGCAGGAACAGCAACATTTAACCTTTCAACCGCAGCTGTTACCGGAGTACCCGGAGCCATTAAAAAATATTATAAAACATTAAGTGATCTTAATGCCGGAACTAATGAAATTACAAATTTTACAAGTTATTTGTCTGCTCCGGGAACTGTATATGTGAAAGTAACGACACCACAAGGATGTACCGGGAATGCAGAGATCACATTGGCATTTCTTCCAGAAGTAGCAGCTAATGATGACACGTTACGCTCATGCTTCATTGATACCAACACAACTTCAGCAGTATTTAATCTAACGACAGCAAATGTTACATCACAGGCGGGAGTTAATAAAAAATACTATATAACATTAGCAGATGCATTAGCTGGCACCAACGAAATTGTAAATCCTGCAGCATACGTTTCTACCAATAGCGTAGTATATGTTAAAGTGATTGACAGTAATAATTGCTATACGATAGTAAAAATTAATCTTGTTGTGCTACCTCCGGTAAGCTCAACTGTCCTTAAAGATCAAACCATTTGCATCGATGAAACGGCAACGTTAGATGCGGGACCTGGTTTTGACGGTTATTTATGGAGCACAGGAGCTACGACACAATCTATTCAAAACGTCCCGGTAGGAATTTATTCTGTTTTATTAAAAACCGGAAGCTGTTTCACAAACCAGATTGTAAAAGTAAATGCAGCTCCACAACCTGTTATTACAAGTATTGATATTACCAATAGTACCATAACAATTAATGTAAATGGCGGCACTCCACCTTATAAATTCTCATTAGATGGTGTTACCTGGCAAGATTCCAATGTATTTACAGGCTTATCAAGAGGAGAACATAAGATTTTCGTCAAAGATTTTTATAATTGTGACCCTATTGATGTACAAATCACAGTGCCAAATCTGATCAATGCAATTACTCCAAATGGAGACAACGTGAATGACTATATCGACTACTCTGCATTAGCCTACAAAAAGAATTTGGTATTCATTGTTTATGACCGATATGGAAACAAGCTCTATGAAGCTGATAAATTAAGAAATTACAAATGGGATGGTACTGCAAGCGGCAAAAAAGTATCTACTGCCACATATTGGTACACTATCTCTTGGAATGAAAATGATAAAAACAATACTCAAACAAATTACAACGGCTGGGTATTGGTTAAAAATAGAGAATAA
- a CDS encoding MFS transporter — translation MISFTPLKTLENIEFRNLLTGRFFIVLAFRMLATLLGWWVYQLTKDPFSIGLIGLSEVIPAVSCALYAGHVIDTNEKKKLLLICNYAYIFLIGLLLIPAFFNVEMHFTGHQITYFIYSVIFFTGIARAFIGPIVPSMIPKIVKKENLPNAVTLNQATFLISSVCGHAVGGFLIGFFGVKWTLIVIIALIFTASLFFWQLKKQYSEYKKENINVVESMREGISYIFKTKEILGALCLDMFAVLFGGAVAMIPVYATDILKVGAEGFGLLNAASDIGAMCIITILSLIPLRKNQGKILLGVVTGFGLCIIGFGLSNIYWLSFIFLVLSGMLDGISVVIRGTIVQLKTPDHIRGRVLSVNSIFIMSSNEMGQFESGLSAKLLGVVRSVIFGGSMTVLIALIVGSTNPKLRKMQY, via the coding sequence ATGATTTCCTTTACCCCGTTAAAAACTCTAGAAAATATTGAATTCAGAAATCTACTTACAGGAAGATTTTTCATTGTTTTAGCCTTCAGAATGCTCGCTACATTATTAGGATGGTGGGTGTACCAATTAACAAAAGATCCATTCTCAATAGGACTGATAGGTCTGTCAGAAGTTATCCCGGCTGTTAGCTGTGCATTATATGCAGGACATGTAATTGACACGAACGAAAAAAAGAAGCTTTTACTGATCTGTAATTATGCTTATATTTTTCTCATAGGCCTTTTACTTATTCCCGCTTTTTTTAATGTTGAAATGCATTTCACAGGACACCAGATCACCTATTTTATTTATAGTGTGATTTTTTTTACCGGAATAGCGAGAGCTTTCATAGGGCCGATCGTTCCTTCCATGATTCCAAAAATTGTAAAAAAAGAAAATTTACCCAATGCTGTGACTCTTAATCAGGCAACTTTTTTGATTTCTTCCGTTTGTGGTCATGCAGTAGGAGGCTTTCTTATTGGCTTTTTTGGTGTAAAATGGACATTAATTGTTATCATAGCACTCATTTTTACCGCATCTCTATTTTTCTGGCAGCTAAAAAAACAATACTCAGAATATAAAAAAGAAAATATTAATGTTGTAGAAAGCATGCGGGAAGGAATTTCTTATATATTCAAGACTAAGGAAATTTTAGGTGCACTTTGCTTAGACATGTTTGCTGTTCTTTTTGGAGGTGCTGTCGCAATGATTCCGGTATATGCAACTGATATATTAAAGGTTGGTGCCGAAGGCTTTGGATTATTAAACGCAGCTTCAGATATTGGAGCCATGTGTATTATTACCATTTTATCACTTATTCCACTAAGAAAAAACCAGGGAAAAATATTACTTGGAGTTGTTACGGGATTCGGGCTTTGTATCATAGGGTTCGGATTATCTAATATTTACTGGCTATCATTTATATTTCTAGTTCTAAGTGGCATGTTGGATGGAATTTCCGTGGTGATCCGCGGCACGATAGTTCAATTGAAAACACCTGATCACATAAGGGGACGTGTATTAAGTGTAAATTCAATATTTATTATGTCAAGTAATGAAATGGGACAATTTGAAAGCGGATTATCCGCAAAGCTTCTTGGAGTCGTACGTTCCGTCATATTTGGAGGAAGCATGACGGTACTTATTGCACTTATTGTAGGAAGTACAAATCCTAAGTTGAGGAAAATGCAATATTAA
- a CDS encoding tetratricopeptide repeat protein, whose product MKKILLIFCFFAIGFWASSQTFTEKALQQSVLQLNTAKTATEYDALFKKFSTAKTEEKRLAFYYAAVSQYLKSDIALKTPGGQPVAGSNALAGKFAVGALNAQTNNAELDILLGLIYLQRIALNASSDTQKDLKTASEYISKAEASSPGNPRLNILKAEMAKRQGDKVGAEKLYQRALVDFDAYTSSNSQAPGWGKQILQAK is encoded by the coding sequence ATGAAAAAAATTCTATTAATTTTTTGCTTTTTCGCAATAGGCTTTTGGGCAAGCTCCCAGACCTTTACAGAAAAAGCACTACAACAGTCTGTTTTACAATTGAATACTGCCAAAACAGCAACTGAATACGATGCACTTTTCAAAAAGTTCTCAACTGCTAAAACTGAAGAAAAGCGATTAGCCTTTTATTATGCAGCGGTCAGCCAATATCTAAAAAGTGACATAGCATTAAAGACTCCAGGAGGACAACCTGTTGCAGGATCTAATGCTCTAGCAGGAAAATTCGCAGTAGGAGCATTGAACGCTCAAACGAACAATGCTGAACTGGATATCCTTTTAGGATTAATTTACCTGCAAAGAATAGCATTGAACGCTTCTTCAGATACACAGAAAGACTTGAAAACAGCTTCAGAATATATCTCAAAAGCTGAAGCCAGTTCTCCAGGAAATCCACGATTAAATATCCTTAAAGCTGAAATGGCAAAACGTCAGGGTGACAAGGTTGGTGCTGAAAAACTATACCAGAGAGCCTTAGTAGATTTTGACGCCTATACTTCTTCAAACAGTCAGGCTCCTGGCTGGGGAAAACAGATCCTTCAAGCTAAATAA
- the dnaB gene encoding replicative DNA helicase — translation MAQKETLSSLTHGNFAKELSIADGKMPPNAVDFERLIIGTFLIDKKGLDHSIDLLTPEVFYDPRHQTIFATILKLYEANHPVDLMTIIQDLKKEDKLHLAGGDHYIIDLTMGVSSSAHIEYHVRVILEKYILRSLINVSANVIDSSYKESTDVFELLDKAEQSFFEITNGTIKKGFDTANSLVKQAIDTIKSLKDKEGLSGVPSGFRDVDKETGGWQNSDLIIIAARPAMGKTAFLLSMARNIAVGHKIPMVLFSLEMASVQLITRMIASETRISSEKLRKGTLDDEEWQRLFSNVSELENAPLFIDETPSLSIFDFRAKCRRLVMQHGVRLIMVDYLQLMTAGGGGKGTGNREQEISMISRSLKAIAKELNVPVIALSQLSRSVETRPGKRPQLSDLRESGAIEQDADIVSFIFRPEYYKIAVWDNDEEGQETSTENQAELIIAKHRNGATADVRLSFLKHFAKFGDVEAAMGGGPGYPSNFNSNEPSGFDKIKTTIQPGAAFDLPDNSQLSGSSMNDFDDDDDFPF, via the coding sequence ATGGCGCAGAAAGAAACATTATCATCGCTTACACACGGGAACTTTGCGAAAGAATTATCAATTGCCGACGGAAAAATGCCTCCCAATGCAGTAGATTTTGAAAGATTGATTATAGGAACTTTTTTAATTGATAAAAAAGGTCTCGACCACTCCATTGACCTACTTACGCCAGAAGTTTTTTACGATCCCCGACATCAGACTATCTTTGCAACTATTCTGAAATTATATGAAGCTAACCATCCTGTAGACTTAATGACCATTATACAGGATCTTAAAAAGGAGGACAAATTACATTTGGCAGGAGGAGACCACTATATTATAGACCTGACTATGGGGGTAAGTTCTTCTGCCCATATAGAATATCATGTCCGTGTTATTCTTGAAAAATATATTTTAAGAAGTTTGATCAATGTTTCAGCCAATGTAATTGACTCGTCCTATAAAGAATCCACAGACGTTTTTGAACTCCTGGATAAAGCTGAACAGTCATTTTTTGAAATTACCAATGGTACTATTAAAAAAGGATTCGATACTGCAAATTCATTAGTAAAACAGGCTATCGATACCATCAAGTCTTTAAAAGACAAAGAAGGACTTTCGGGAGTCCCTTCAGGATTCAGAGATGTAGATAAGGAAACCGGAGGCTGGCAAAATTCCGACCTTATTATTATTGCAGCACGTCCTGCGATGGGTAAGACCGCATTCCTTCTTTCAATGGCAAGAAATATTGCGGTAGGACATAAAATACCAATGGTTCTGTTCTCCCTCGAGATGGCATCTGTACAGCTGATCACAAGGATGATTGCTTCTGAAACAAGAATTTCCTCCGAGAAATTAAGAAAAGGAACACTAGATGATGAAGAGTGGCAAAGATTATTCTCTAACGTATCCGAATTAGAAAACGCACCCCTATTTATAGACGAAACTCCTTCACTTTCTATATTCGACTTCCGTGCAAAATGCCGAAGATTAGTTATGCAGCATGGTGTCAGACTCATCATGGTTGACTACCTTCAGCTGATGACCGCCGGAGGCGGTGGAAAGGGAACTGGAAACCGTGAACAGGAAATATCCATGATCTCTCGTTCATTAAAAGCCATTGCAAAAGAATTGAATGTTCCTGTAATTGCACTTTCTCAGCTTTCAAGAAGTGTAGAAACCCGACCTGGAAAAAGACCACAGCTTTCTGACCTTAGGGAATCAGGAGCGATTGAACAGGATGCCGATATCGTGTCCTTTATCTTTAGACCAGAATATTATAAAATCGCTGTTTGGGATAATGATGAAGAAGGACAGGAAACCTCAACAGAAAATCAAGCCGAGCTTATCATCGCAAAACACAGAAATGGTGCTACAGCAGATGTAAGGTTATCTTTCTTAAAACATTTTGCAAAATTCGGTGATGTAGAAGCCGCGATGGGTGGAGGGCCTGGCTATCCGTCCAATTTCAATTCTAATGAACCAAGTGGTTTTGATAAGATAAAAACAACGATCCAACCAGGAGCGGCATTTGACCTTCCCGATAATTCCCAACTTTCAGGATCTTCGATGAATGATTTTGATGATGATGATGATTTTCCTTTTTAA
- a CDS encoding T9SS type B sorting domain-containing protein, giving the protein MRKFLLIFILFLSQLYFSQSDCISAIPVCGNSNISYNPSNSGTIQEPTSGSCLGLEHFSVWYVFTAATSGTIEFSIDPNIVPGVTYYDYDFAVYGPNIDCTTWDFGNAIRCNFSPTNGTTGLSSTVTGDQWEAPLDVIAGETYYLLVDNYIPNNPYGFSLTWGGTATLTSAFNDPALTPNPFITPGDPGPTPSSPREIGKCALPTMFDFSTLSAGIINGNPNFTVSYHTTNNDAITGNAPITAPMLVNATDIYYYRLKYTDPNDPNNPINGCFQTGKFKFKQGNIVATDDTIFACNNNGAGTATFNLTLANNYSGPSTKKYYPTLNDMNAGTNQIMNPTAYVSGEKTVYVKVTTPENCSATATIILKFHPIVVVNDATIESCFIDTNITTAAFDLTTANVSNQNPITKKFYTTMADAISGSSPIANPLAYISTNGEVYVRVFSANMCYAIAKITLKVLPPVKSAVLKDVTICTEDTTTLDAGPGFDGYEWSTGATTQSIQNVSIGSYWVKLKTGKCFTLQQVNVKASQQPVISSVDISNNTITVNVSGGTPPYKYSLDGINWQDSNVFSGLPRGENKIYVIDSFDCTPIDIQVTVPNLINAITPNGDNINDYVDYTELGYKKNLVFIVYDRYGNKLYEADKTRGYRWDGTSGGKKILTGTYWYTISWNENDKNSTQTKYSGWILVKNRE; this is encoded by the coding sequence ATGAGAAAATTCTTACTTATTTTTATTTTATTTTTATCTCAACTTTATTTCTCGCAATCGGATTGTATCAGTGCGATACCTGTGTGCGGAAATTCGAACATTTCTTACAATCCAAGTAACTCAGGGACTATCCAGGAGCCAACATCAGGATCCTGCTTAGGTTTGGAACATTTTTCTGTGTGGTATGTGTTTACTGCTGCAACCTCTGGGACTATTGAGTTTAGTATAGATCCAAATATAGTTCCCGGTGTAACCTACTATGATTATGACTTTGCCGTATATGGACCGAATATTGATTGTACTACTTGGGACTTTGGTAATGCAATCAGATGTAATTTCTCTCCTACAAATGGAACAACCGGTCTAAGTTCTACTGTAACCGGAGATCAATGGGAAGCTCCTTTGGATGTTATTGCCGGAGAAACATATTACCTTCTTGTTGATAACTACATTCCTAATAACCCTTATGGGTTTTCATTAACCTGGGGAGGAACTGCAACTTTAACTTCAGCATTTAATGATCCTGCATTGACTCCTAATCCATTTATTACACCAGGAGACCCAGGGCCAACACCATCATCTCCAAGAGAAATAGGTAAGTGCGCATTGCCAACAATGTTTGATTTCAGTACTTTATCAGCTGGTATCATCAATGGTAACCCGAACTTTACTGTTAGCTACCATACCACTAATAATGATGCGATTACCGGGAACGCTCCTATTACAGCACCAATGCTGGTAAATGCAACAGATATTTACTATTACAGATTAAAATACACTGATCCGAATGACCCTAACAATCCTATTAACGGATGTTTTCAGACAGGGAAATTTAAATTCAAGCAGGGAAATATCGTAGCAACTGATGATACTATTTTTGCCTGTAATAATAATGGAGCCGGAACGGCAACATTTAATCTGACATTAGCGAATAATTATTCTGGTCCATCGACTAAGAAGTATTACCCTACGCTTAACGATATGAATGCCGGGACGAATCAGATTATGAACCCTACAGCATATGTTTCAGGAGAAAAAACAGTTTATGTAAAGGTGACAACTCCAGAAAATTGTTCTGCTACTGCTACAATCATATTAAAGTTTCACCCGATAGTTGTTGTTAACGATGCAACGATCGAGTCTTGTTTCATTGATACAAATATTACAACGGCGGCATTTGATTTAACAACGGCTAATGTTTCAAATCAGAATCCAATTACTAAGAAGTTTTATACTACAATGGCTGACGCCATTAGTGGAAGCAGCCCAATAGCTAATCCTTTAGCATACATTTCTACTAACGGCGAGGTGTATGTTCGTGTATTCAGTGCTAATATGTGTTATGCTATAGCAAAAATTACACTTAAAGTTTTGCCTCCGGTAAAATCTGCTGTTCTAAAAGATGTTACTATCTGTACAGAAGATACAACAACATTAGATGCAGGACCAGGATTTGATGGTTACGAATGGAGCACAGGGGCTACAACACAATCAATCCAAAATGTATCTATTGGCTCGTATTGGGTAAAATTGAAAACAGGAAAATGTTTTACATTACAGCAAGTGAATGTAAAAGCATCTCAACAACCTGTGATCAGTAGTGTAGACATTTCAAATAATACAATTACAGTAAACGTTTCAGGTGGAACCCCTCCATATAAATATTCACTGGACGGAATCAACTGGCAAGACTCTAATGTATTCAGCGGACTTCCAAGGGGAGAAAACAAAATCTATGTAATCGATTCTTTTGATTGTACACCGATTGACATACAAGTTACAGTTCCTAATTTAATCAATGCTATCACTCCAAACGGAGATAATATCAATGACTATGTAGATTACACAGAATTAGGATATAAGAAAAACTTAGTCTTTATCGTTTATGACCGATATGGAAATAAGCTATATGAAGCTGATAAGACGAGAGGCTACAGATGGGATGGTACATCAGGTGGAAAAAAGATTCTTACCGGAACATATTGGTACACGATTTCATGGAATGAAAATGATAAAAACAGTACTCAGACGAAATACAGCGGATGGATATTGGTAAAAAATAGAGAATAA
- the rnhA gene encoding ribonuclease HI: MRIEIYTDGACSGNPGKGGYGILMRVPEKNYQKTFSKGFRKTTNNRMELLAVITALEKLKSSENDIHIFTDSKYVSDAINQNWIAGWIKRGWKNVKNPDLWKRFIVLYNQYNPTMHWIKGHAGHFENELCDKLAVAAAASANLEIDNFFENQENNSLF; encoded by the coding sequence TTGAGAATTGAAATATACACCGACGGAGCATGCAGTGGAAATCCTGGAAAAGGAGGCTACGGAATTCTCATGCGTGTTCCTGAAAAGAATTACCAAAAAACCTTTTCTAAAGGGTTCCGTAAGACAACAAATAACAGAATGGAACTTCTGGCCGTAATTACAGCTCTTGAAAAACTAAAATCGTCGGAAAACGACATTCACATATTTACGGACAGTAAGTATGTTTCAGATGCCATCAATCAAAACTGGATTGCCGGCTGGATAAAGAGAGGCTGGAAAAATGTGAAAAATCCTGATCTCTGGAAAAGATTCATCGTACTCTATAATCAGTATAATCCAACAATGCACTGGATAAAAGGCCATGCAGGTCATTTTGAAAATGAATTATGCGATAAACTTGCTGTTGCAGCTGCTGCATCCGCTAATTTAGAGATTGACAATTTCTTTGAAAATCAAGAAAATAACTCCCTTTTCTAA